One Scophthalmus maximus strain ysfricsl-2021 chromosome 7, ASM2237912v1, whole genome shotgun sequence genomic window, CATCATTTCCCCGTCCGCTGTCATGTCACCGCGAAAGAGACCCCTGGTCCCCGTGAGCAGCCGGCGCAAGGCGGCGGACGACCACTTCCCGTTCAACTTCCTGCCGGTGGAGTGCCAGCTGCACGTGCTGTCCTTCCTGAACGAGGTGGACAAGTGCAGCTGCGCGCTGGTCTGCCTGAGCTGGAGCTGCATCGTGCGCTCGTGGAAGCTGTGGCGGGTCGCCGACTACTCCCGCCGCGGCGTCTTCCATCTCGGCCAGGAGGGGCTGCTCGTGTCCAACCGCGAGTTTGAGCGCTGGAAGGCCTGGGTCCACCACTACACCCACCACCTCATCTCCCGCCGGGCCAGCCTGCTGACGCTGAAGGCCAGCTTCGACCTGGGCGATCGCTGCAACAAGTGGGGCGAGCTGCTGAGCCACCTGCTGGAGAACGTCCACTGCAGGGACCTCAGCCACCTGGACCTGAACTGGACCTTCACTCTCCTGGAGCCGCTGGACCTCAGGGTCACCTCTGGCTCCAGCTCCCACCAGGACAGCATCACCAAAATGGATCAGGTAACTTGCACCACCGTGAATCCAGACTAGATGTTTTATGCAGACTTCTCCACAGAGCATGTGATTCTTCTCTTTGGTTCCACTCGACAGGTGACCAGTTTCCAGGAGCTGCTGACCAACCTGACCCACAGCTGCCCGCGCATCGCCAAGATGCGGCTACATTTCGACTGGTCGGACTTGTCCGTGTCGCTGCTCACCCAGTTCCAGCAGCTGCGAGTGCTCGAgctcaaatacttctgggtctTCAAAGGAGTGACCCCCTCGACGCTGCAGACCCTGACCAAATCCCTGCCCAACCTGAAGTCTCTGACGCTGCACATCCTGGTGCCGCTGAGGAACCTGGGCATCTCCTACACGCTGGAGTCCCACTCGCTGGAGTTCCTGGACGTGTCGCCGAGCCGAGGCCTGGTCTTCTGCTGCCTGAAGCTGCCCGCGCTGCGCGAGCTC contains:
- the si:dkey-12e7.1 gene encoding uncharacterized protein si:dkey-12e7.1, which codes for MTTNVIISPSAVMSPRKRPLVPVSSRRKAADDHFPFNFLPVECQLHVLSFLNEVDKCSCALVCLSWSCIVRSWKLWRVADYSRRGVFHLGQEGLLVSNREFERWKAWVHHYTHHLISRRASLLTLKASFDLGDRCNKWGELLSHLLENVHCRDLSHLDLNWTFTLLEPLDLRVTSGSSSHQDSITKMDQVTSFQELLTNLTHSCPRIAKMRLHFDWSDLSVSLLTQFQQLRVLELKYFWVFKGVTPSTLQTLTKSLPNLKSLTLHILVPLRNLGISYTLESHSLEFLDVSPSRGLVFCCLKLPALRELRAKKIVRGITLDRRTRLRIQHRWPCLYHVLREGTPKLQALNNERLLPTWREESYGELSAILEQSCYCVQHLDSWLW